One genomic window of Neisseria sp. oral taxon 014 str. F0314 includes the following:
- the lnt gene encoding apolipoprotein N-acyltransferase: MKPIRTLETYWRQPRFYWPLTVIIAAATPLTFAPYYHFWLMPLLFGALVRLTELRPERAAATAYLYGLVGYAAQFYWIHTAMHDVSGLSNLYAVPITFLLPAFLALYPALCFRLLRMFRYPRAVNIGIILPLLWTLAEFARERLLTGFGWGALGYSQIVPNSPLAGFAPVGGIHLVTLATACTGAWLVLLIDNTGRLKKRLLPLAGIAALCGTGYALQQTDFTRPDGSTATVALIQGNIEQTFKWHEDQIVPTIQKYYALLGQTKADIVIMPETAIPVMRQDLPPDVLVKFAEQADGNNSALALGISQYTADGGGYENAVVNLSGYRDGGKTPPYYAKDHLVPFGEYKPLKFITEPLYRLMDMPLADFRRGGGRQMPLEMKNQKIAFNICYEDGFGDDLIATAKHSTLLANASNLAWFGGSNAMYQQLQQSQARAMELGRYMVRATNTGATAIVSSKGAVLAAAEPNTDAVLEGIVKGHTGETPYMKLGGSWPLICLLAGTVLFLYLLQKKQK; this comes from the coding sequence ATGAAACCCATCCGCACCCTCGAAACCTACTGGCGGCAACCCCGTTTCTACTGGCCGCTCACCGTCATCATCGCCGCCGCCACGCCGCTGACTTTCGCCCCCTATTACCATTTCTGGCTGATGCCGCTGCTGTTCGGCGCCCTCGTCCGCCTGACCGAACTGCGCCCCGAACGCGCCGCCGCCACCGCCTACCTCTACGGCCTCGTCGGTTACGCCGCCCAGTTTTACTGGATACATACCGCCATGCACGACGTATCCGGCCTGAGCAACCTTTATGCCGTTCCGATTACCTTCCTGCTGCCCGCCTTTCTGGCGCTCTATCCCGCCCTGTGCTTCCGCCTGCTCCGCATGTTCCGTTACCCGCGCGCTGTCAACATCGGCATCATCCTGCCGCTATTGTGGACACTGGCGGAATTTGCCCGCGAACGCCTGCTCACCGGCTTCGGCTGGGGCGCGCTGGGCTATTCGCAAATCGTCCCGAACAGCCCGCTGGCAGGATTCGCCCCCGTAGGCGGCATCCATCTGGTTACGCTGGCGACCGCCTGTACCGGCGCATGGCTGGTTTTGCTGATTGACAACACAGGCCGTCTGAAAAAACGCCTGCTGCCGCTGGCGGGCATCGCTGCCCTGTGCGGCACCGGCTACGCCCTCCAGCAAACCGATTTCACCCGTCCCGACGGCAGCACCGCCACCGTCGCCCTGATACAGGGCAATATCGAGCAGACCTTCAAGTGGCACGAAGACCAAATCGTTCCCACCATCCAAAAATACTATGCCCTGCTCGGCCAAACCAAAGCCGACATCGTCATCATGCCCGAAACCGCCATCCCCGTGATGCGGCAGGACTTACCGCCCGACGTACTGGTCAAATTCGCCGAACAGGCCGACGGCAACAACAGCGCGCTGGCACTGGGCATCAGCCAATACACCGCAGACGGCGGCGGTTACGAAAACGCCGTCGTCAACCTCAGCGGCTACCGCGACGGCGGCAAAACCCCGCCCTATTACGCCAAAGACCACCTCGTCCCGTTCGGCGAATACAAACCGCTCAAATTCATCACCGAGCCGCTCTACCGGCTGATGGACATGCCGCTGGCCGACTTCCGGCGCGGCGGCGGCAGGCAAATGCCGCTGGAAATGAAAAACCAGAAAATCGCGTTCAACATCTGCTACGAAGACGGCTTCGGCGACGACTTAATCGCCACAGCGAAACATTCCACCCTGCTGGCCAACGCCAGCAATCTGGCATGGTTCGGCGGTTCCAACGCCATGTACCAGCAACTCCAGCAGTCGCAGGCGCGCGCGATGGAATTGGGCCGCTACATGGTACGCGCCACCAACACCGGCGCAACCGCCATCGTTTCCTCTAAAGGCGCCGTCCTCGCCGCAGCGGAACCCAACACCGACGCCGTACTGGAAGGCATCGTCAAAGGCCATACCGGCGAAACGCCCTATATGAAACTGGGCGGCTCATGGCCGCTAATCTGCCTGCTGGCGGGCACCGTACTGTTTTTATACTTATTGCAGAAAAAACAAAAATAA
- a CDS encoding DUF808 domain-containing protein, protein MAFASLFTLLDDITSVLDDVALMTKMAAKKTAGVVGDDLALNANQVTGVSADRELPIIWAVAKGSLVNKIILVPLALLLSFFLPAAITPLLMIGGAYLCFEGVEKLLHKFLRSDGHEEAGSPAETLDEKTKIKGAIRTDFILSAEIIIIALGVVERYDAVTQSLVMAAIGVGMTIFVYGLVGVIVKLDDLGMFLMKKDSGAAKTLGRGLIAFMPWFMRTLSVVGTLAMFLVGGGLIVHNFAPLHHFLEARHWADGLAGNIAGLVTGLVSGAIVCAVVLPLLHLANKGKSH, encoded by the coding sequence ATGGCCTTTGCCTCGCTTTTCACCCTGCTCGACGACATCACGTCCGTTTTGGACGACGTCGCCCTGATGACCAAAATGGCCGCCAAAAAAACCGCCGGCGTAGTCGGCGACGACCTGGCGCTGAACGCCAACCAGGTAACCGGCGTTTCCGCCGATAGGGAGCTGCCGATTATCTGGGCCGTCGCCAAAGGCTCGCTCGTCAACAAAATCATCCTCGTGCCGCTGGCGCTGCTGCTGTCGTTCTTCCTGCCCGCCGCGATTACGCCGTTGCTGATGATAGGCGGCGCATACCTGTGTTTCGAAGGCGTGGAAAAACTGCTGCACAAATTCCTCCGTTCAGACGGCCACGAAGAAGCCGGAAGTCCGGCGGAAACATTGGACGAAAAAACCAAAATCAAAGGCGCCATCCGCACCGACTTCATCCTTTCCGCCGAAATCATCATCATCGCGCTGGGCGTGGTGGAACGGTACGACGCCGTTACCCAATCGCTGGTGATGGCCGCCATCGGTGTTGGCATGACTATCTTCGTGTACGGCTTGGTCGGCGTCATCGTCAAACTCGACGATTTGGGTATGTTCCTGATGAAAAAAGACAGCGGCGCGGCCAAAACGCTGGGGCGCGGGCTGATTGCCTTTATGCCGTGGTTCATGCGCACGTTGAGCGTGGTCGGCACACTGGCGATGTTTTTGGTCGGCGGCGGCCTCATCGTGCACAACTTCGCCCCGCTGCACCATTTCCTCGAAGCGCGCCACTGGGCCGACGGCCTCGCAGGCAATATCGCGGGGCTGGTAACCGGCCTCGTCAGCGGCGCCATCGTCTGCGCCGTCGTCCTGCCGCTGCTGCACCTGGCAAACAAAGGCAAATCCCACTGA